The Tenebrio molitor chromosome 2, icTenMoli1.1, whole genome shotgun sequence DNA segment AGTGGCACACGATCTGTAGCGTTCAGTTATGAAAACGCAAAATGTACAAggaatttcatttaaaatttcattcgtttcgaggaaaccaaaagaaaatgaagactttttcattttagcaaatataaaacttaTTATAGAACGTTCtttaataaacaaagaaaagaaataaagAAGTAGTCATCCCCGAGGTACGTTGAAAGAGCATGAAAATGACGGAAAACTCGTCGCTTTtcttaaaatcaaaatacaagGATTAAAGACAAaaacctttttttattatcaattgacggtttctaaaaaattgcagtatcttcaaatttgaaaattcaaaaatgaaaaagcaaTTTATGAATATGACGAGACTTccttaaaaaatgttgatttaCAATGactgttataaattataatatactGAATTCTAACAGATATGAATGACAGTTGTTAAAAAGACATTCAAGAAATGACAGTTAATACTATTTGACAAAGGTCAATAAGATAAAAGGGAATAGAATAACAAATATGAGACTACACGTTGGTGACAATTTTACTGTTGCAGAGTTTCTTcctttaaaaatcaaattctctAATACATtgggcgttgaagagtcgattgtaaaCGCACCATACTACCATACAGGTTACAGATCACGGaccagctgtttaaatcttacgttttacacgagtggtgcgttcacaatcgactcttcaacgcctacgaggtgaaatttaaaaaaaaacaccggATACATTCGCAATTTAATTTTCGCGGGTTCCTAGAACGCTCTTGTCAGACAAAAGAAAAGAAACCTAAATCGGCAAAACACCTGGCGAGTGGCGACACCTACTATTCGGATTCGCCCAAGAAACCtcaattttatcaaattttgcaatatctgtttgttattattacaaaaacaataacagTTCTTCGACTAACCACTAATAAATTAAAGCCACATCAAGCGCTTAATTCGCCTATCCCGAATCTTGAAACTCGAGCAGACCGCATTAGTCAGAGTGATAATTAATTCAATCAACGACACACCTCGACTTAATTATATAAAAGGTATcgattttaatagaaaattcGCTTAATTACCTTCAGGTTCGATCAAATTGAACGGGTTAATTCAAAATTGTGCAGTAATTGGGGCAATACACCTGTTGTCATGTTGGCATCTCAGGCCGATTgacaacaaaaacattaaatagGCGTGGCCTTGGCAACCAGAATAACAGGCACACGACCGTTATCTTATCAGGTAGAATGATTTACAACCCACTCACACAACAATGCAATTAATTAAGAATTCGGATACTAACattcaatttaaatcattcaCGAACAAAATGatggaaataattttaaatttcactcaCCTCTTCCTTCATCTCGCTCTTCAAAGCCATTTTACAACAACCTGGCCGGACAGTGTGGTAAACGTGGAGGAACGAAACCAGGTGTGTTTTTCTAAGAAATACTCGTCAACGTGACAATAAATGCAACACGTTTGTCCATCGCATCACATCTTTAGCAAATCtaattgcaaatttttaacgcaacgtacatatttattttaatttaatcttaACCTCAATAATTTCGCCGACATGAATTGGTAGCACTGCGCTCACGACTAACCGCgggttttttgacatttaactcGCAAGTGACGTTTCTGAAACGAATTTAAACCGGGTCTCGAGTAAAAGTCGGGTCTTGAAATTAATCTTTAATAGGTcttattgaaaatttacaGCTGGgattgttatttataaaataaactgaaGTGTAAGATGGCAAAGCATTTACTTTGATGTGATATACAGCGCTAGTCCTAAAGTACAGTATATACAGTCTACAAAAGGtctgtttaaaaaaagttatagCACATACAGTTAATATATTATTTGGCATATAAAATATCATTTCTTTAAGCTAAATCTTGAAATTTCTATGTAAAAAACCTGCAGTTTGTTATCTACTGAAATAGTTTGCTCTTCACCTCTTCTTAAAACACTATCAGAAAAATTTTGATGGGTTTTATCAACTTATCAACACTCATACGAAAACGGTTCAATAAAAATCATCAAATTCAATAACGTCTGCTCTTACTTCTAGAGGAAACaccaaaattcaaatatgtacaCAGCTTAATGGTTAAAACTGTTTCACACAATCATCATAAAACGTAAGTGACAACAACAATATTGAGATGTTCTATGACTAGGGAAATAGTAAACTTAATGTGCAATGACGATGTAAACAAACTTATGACATACCTATAGTTATCATCACAACACGAAAACTAAATGCAGAGCGTTCCGATCGGAAAGCTCTCATCATTTACTCTCAAATCCTCCAAGAAAcgaaacatttaataaatatcattGAAGAATTGTAACAAAAACAACATTAGACACTTATATACAAATACCAGGACCGTTCCTAAGTGTAAAACTTAATAAAGCCCTAAAACAGATAAAGTGAATCCTTTTCCTTCCAGAACAAGCTCACAGAGTTATTTTAAAGCTGCTTTTTTacgaatttgttgtttttgttgtacGTTTCCCACgtagatatttttgtaaatggcaCTTAATATAACCTCAGTGCATCTTAgtcaatacaaaaaaagaacaacAGTAACATTAGTAAAAAGGTTAAATATAAAAGTAACACGTAAAAAGCAATAAATGACTATATTTACTATATACACTCCAAACATGACCGTAAGTTTCTCGTTTTTTAGATTCTTTTGTAatcacatttttcttttccaattgtaaaatttgtgaTCAAAACATACATTAACATAACATGAACAACTAGCCTACTTCCTTCATTACGTCGAAATAATTAAGCTTAATGTAAATTAACGTGTGCTAGtaataatatgaaaaatgtctATATTTTTGGAAGATTACTGTTTGTGGACTAGCTATTTGCTGAATTTTTTGGACTGGTCGGCACAGACGTGTTCTGTTGCGACCTACTTATGTATAATCTCAACAGTTTTACTTTGCTCCCGGACAAGCAAGAAATGTAAGACGAGAGTCGCTCCTCTCCCACCGCTTTGTACAGCGCCACCATGCAAAATATCGAGCTCTTCCTCACCGGACTCTCCAGATGATCCGTACCCTGAAAATCAAGTCGGACGTGAACTGGTTGCGTCATTAAAACCGTCTCACCTTAATCAACCCGGGCATTATCATCGACAGATGTTCGTCAGTGACGTCGTCGGGATTAGTTTCGATGAGTTTGGTGAGCATCTTGATGGCGCCCAACACTGGAGGATATGGACTCGTCTGGATGAGGGGCGCCAACGTCGTCACGATCGTGTTGAACGGACAAACGCTCATTGCGGCGGCGGTGCTTTCTGCCATCTTCACGACCTGCACCGAACACATTTATCGAATTGTTTGTCAACAGTCGAAAGGAACAAACCTCGCGTTTCTCGTCACAGTGGGCGTTCAGAACCCTCAGAGTGAGCAACTCGACGAAATTACACCAGCAGTCTTTCATTTCCTTGCTCTGGAAAATCGCACTTAGGATTTCTAGTACAGTTACTTGAGTGTTTGTGTCTTTTTCGTTTAAATTGTCGATGAGCAAGCGTAACAATTTCCTGAAAGACCAGATTAAACTGGGCGAAATGATAAAAGTCGGCTACGTTACTTGAAGTTCTGTATGATGGATTCCGTCTGGCCTTGCTTGATCATGTCGATCAGTTGCGCCAACAACAATCTCTTCTCTTGGATGGGCGTCGGATGGTCGACTACGCACTTTTCGAAGATTGTTTTCACGATATCCGAGTCCTTCCACTCGCCCAAGCTCTTGTAACCGTTGGAATCGGTTTCGGAAATTCCGTTAACCGAAGTGTACGGTGGCAAGGATCTGGGTCCCGATCTCGAATTGAAATTGGGCCTTAGAGTTAGGTCTTCCATCCTCTCCTCCAGAATACCtatatcatttttaatatcattCCCTACCGACATTTGCGATATTCCCGAATCCTGCGACGTAGTGTCCCTATCCCTATCTAACTTAGACCCTAAAGTTTCATAACTGTAATTCTGTATCTCCGCCGTAGTTTTTCTCAGACTTCTATAAATCTCTTCCTGATCCAGACCCTCACCTCGCAGGGGCGGAGTTCCAGGCGACAAAGTCTTCGGGCTGGCGTTGACCAACGGGCTTCCCGGCTCGCTCCCGGTCGAGTTCTTGCGCATGTGGTGCTGCACTATGCTCCTGGCGATGTCCTGCTGGTCCTTCGGCAACTCCGACAGCATCATCGTCACTTGGGGAGTATTACAGTTCCACATGGACACGATACAATTCTTCGCCGCCGATCTCAACTCGACCGACTTCGTGTCCTGCGTGAAGGCGATGATCTTCTGCAGGACCTGATTAGCCGGCGCCGTCCACACCAGCTGACTTCCGTCCACGGCGTTAAAGAGCGTCGCCAGGAACGCCACCACCACCGTCTTCACCTTCGAGTTGGGCGTTTGAGTGGCGTCCAACAAAAATCTATGGACATTCGATATGAGCAGCGGTATTGGGAAGTTCGAACGGACGATTTCCAACGTGGCCATCAACTTCGACTGGACGGAATTCAGGGTTTCCGTTCCGATTTTGAGGAAAACGCGCTGGAGGAGGACGTACACCCAGCTGTGGAGGTCGTTCTTGTGCACCTTGATCACGTCGTGCAGGGTGTCCAGGAACACGCTCAGACCTTTCGTGTGCGAATCCATGAACATTTTCGTGAAGATCTCCGTTAGGTACTTCAGTTCGCCGGGGGTCAGTGGTATTTCGTTGCTAACATAATACTGCAAGGACAGCAGCCCGTCCTTGCGTTCCTGCCACGTGGTGCTGGCGCACAGGGCTATTATCTCGTTGATGTCCTGCAAACAGCGCCACTCAAAAATTAGACGTCGCGAATTTACGCCACCAGATGGAGCTATGTACAGAGGGTGTAATGTTCAAAAGTGCCCAAATGATCTCAAATTTTCAGCAAAACTAAAATGTGCGGCAGTACTGGTAAATTACCAACAATTTTCTATCCCTAAATGAAATCAAATCCTAAAATATCAGATTCTTAAAGCAAGTACCAAAAAAGTTACAAGGTCGCTGTACAAACGAAGAGTCTCCAATTACATAATagaaatcaattgtttcaagACGACCCTAtaacggatttttttttagaaatcaattgtttcaagACGACTCTAtaacggatttttttttaaatttgacgtcgaagtgtcgattgtgaacgcactttttgcatttaatatagtaaattcaaaaaactcctggactggcaaaattaaattttaaattaaatgcttGTTTTGATTGTACCTActtggataaaaaaaaatttcgatagtgtaccgacatcaaaatctacggggtgatcaagaaggactgtttaagttggtaacactggatcgtattttaaatcgtataacaggagtaacttccggttgttggtggcttgtcgttgttaatgctatacctatatcagatatttgtcaaataaaccaagaaaacatatccagttgcagtgttataaataactgaataaaaattttttcttaattgcactaccaacttaaacagtccttcttgatcacccggtagttacaaaacatatttaggttatgttttcatttttaatcattgaactaaaaatgttttgaatcattCATTGCTTTGAACACTTGAAGTGCAGCAACTAAATGAATGAcagcaatttaataaagtttatagAAAACACgcgacaaactgaaaacaggtaacaaattaaacaacaaccaaaatcatccaaaataaactaatctgtttcatttattcagaagaaaattatttaacacttgATGAACACTTATCtctccaaaattttgatttgtgaatcaCAAGAACGAACACCAATTCTTACTTAACAATACTGGACCggctttggcacaaatttgtaatttcttcccgttattatcacttttttgtttattcctcacaataatttcttatggccctcttctctcgcgccaatagaaccaccctagttcattttgaattttaacccttttacaaaatacacttaaataattttgcaatttatttaacaatctcaatttaaacaaatgaatagtttgaaaaattaaaaaatcatagataacaactgggcaatatgaaaataactagtgatttaaccaagataccaacctaacaactgcaattttgattttgacagtccagatgtttattgaatggactttacgtaatttgaaaaataattcttttttaagGCGAGTGGTTCATTAGcggtttaaatctaacctcactttttgcgttgtttgtgtttttaaccTCCAggttgaaaaatcagtgtttttaagacgagtgATTCATTCACATAGACTTTTCAAGGCCGACTTCGacggcaaatttaaaaaaacaccgaaAATAGTTTGCTTGAAATgcagaaaaaatcaaaactaaatttgtactttttgtttttatcgTTTTACACCCAGTGCCATGCTATGCTACAAGTTTTGTGCGATTTATCCAACGTCAAAAAAGCAAAAGCTGGCTACAACCAAACGTGTATGAAGCGAAAGAGAGTGAAAACATATTAAACACTACTCGTATGTTAGCCGCAAAGCAATGTCGTTAGAGATGAAATTAAGACAATCTGATCGGTAGTTACTTACACGGCAGGGTTCCCACAATTCCCTGCTTGAGAGTCTTTGTTGAGAACCACTCCATGAGTATGACTGACAAAAAATGACATCATTAAGACAAGCTCCAAATAAAACAGAACAAAAATCATAATGAGAGAACAGATAAAGCTCGACGACAACAATTACCAGGCAGCGACAATTCGAAATACTTACATCACTCGGCCGTCTGTACGAGTCGAAAGACCTCTCCGAACAAACACTAGATGTCTCCGATTCGTCAGAATGATTATCGATGGATCTCATCGTTTTCCTGGGACTCCTGTAGTGATCCCCCGAATCGTTCTGTCAACAACACTCGATAAGACCGGCCGTTCACGTGATCAAGTCAACTCACGAAGACATCCGCCAGAGCGTTCTCCGCTTCTCTACTCTGCTGCAGGATCTTCTGCGCGAGCACCGGCCTGGACGCCGGGCTCAGAGGGGGCCTATCGCTGCCTCTCCTGAATCTGCCCAGAGTGGAACGATTCGGACTTGTCTCTCTGGAGGTGTCTCTAGATCCGGTGGTGGACCTAGGAATGCCCGATGAGAGCCTTCGAGGTCGCGGCGAATCGTGTTCGGTGCTCCTGTTGTAGAGGTAGGCCAGTCGTGAGCTGGGAGATCCGGACCTGCTGGTAGCTGCAACAATCCCATTTTATTGGGGGGCGCCGGGATGAAAATGATGTTATTTACGCTGCGATTGTGAGTTTCTATTCCTAGTTCTTCCGAGCCGCTCTGGTGATTGGGTGGCGACGGTATCTGGGGATTTTCTCGGTCGTGCTGTGTTAATAACAAATGGTTTATTGGCAGTTCGCTTTTGAGTGTGATGTTAAGTTAATGTGTAAGtgtgttattaaataaaatgttaaatacctTGTTGAGCAACCTCTCCCTCTACAGGCATGGAAAAGCAACAAATTATGTTAGCATGATATAAAACACTCCTAAAActaaattacataattttctacagtacaaattttattcggtttttgttattgttactCGAATTAGAATACAACGACATTTTTCTCATATCAGATTTATTATCGGTTATTGTGGATGTATCAAAACAAGAGACCAAAGCAAACTAATATCCTTCCATGACAAATAAGAACTTACGCAAACTTGCCGTCCCAGACGATATTTTATTACGGGCCATCGCCGCATATTGAGCTCGAACTTTTGCCCTTTGTGCCGCTTGCAAGTCAATGGCCGAGTTGCTTCTGAAACCTTTACGACCAGAATCTGAAAGTTCACATTTTTATAGTAACAAAACGCcatataaaataacaataggACAACAACAATGATTGTGCAACATCTAAAACCTACTTTCTCTAGAGAGTACAGGTATACCACTACGCTGTCTGTAGCTTCTCGGTAAAGAAGGTGCCCTTTGAAGGCCACCACCGGTACCAGACAGATTTTCCGTGCTGCCTGAGTATCCAGAAAGcagcaaaaaatgaaaacacttTAAATCAGTTTTAACACCATTCATTATTGTCGTGTTTAGTAACAAGCTTTCAGTGCagctttattaaatttcacttttttcattttgaatgtTACATTCTAATTTGTAGTtctaaattgacattttgtgcAAACAAAACCTAGTGCGGATCtgtaatacataattaattatattccCAAAACACACCAAACCTATTTAATTGTTGACAGGTCGGCGTGTTTCACCAGCGATGCTGGCACCATCAGGAACGACGAAGAGAGTTTGGTGTGTTTTGGgaatatatttaattaattatttttgtttcagtaATTGCGAGTCAACAATTCTACCTCCCAAAAtgctaataaaatatttatgtaatcTCCGTTTTACGACTATTGCAATCGTGCAACTAATTATGTTTGCGAGCTATTAAACATTCTGTAGTAGGTTTTAAATGTAAACATGGAAAAATTTAACAGCACATTAATACTATATCGTTCTATTTTATAGAACGttcaattgaaatttaaattcctgatcaaactgcaaatgtatttatttttttcatctaGTGATGATCGCTgagtttatttttcaatttctttacaCATTTCTCCATTCATTCATTTTCATCGAACGTTGTTTTCTGCAGTTCAGTTCCTCTTTGGGCAACATACACAAAGTACATTATCCATACCCTCCCCTGAAGATAGACATTGACCTATATTTTTTCCTACAAAGAAGTATTCCTACTCAAAGATCCCCGTTTAACTTTAATTGACGTCAGCAACCTCGTTCACTTTAAAACAAGTTATGTCAATTgaatttacgaaaaaaaattctggcgGAGCAAAAAACCCTGCCAAGTCATCaaccaaaaaataataattatacttATTTATGTTTTACGTGCAGCGTTGAATAATATAATTCCTGCAACTATAATAATCATCACaaccaaattattaaaaaacattgtaaaaaGGTGTTGATATAATTCAGATTAACCGTTACCATCATTACTGCCAGATAAAAATATATCGATGAAGCCTATTATTACTGACTGGAACGTATTATTACGAACACGTTCCCACTTCCTCTCTAACCGCAAATGataaccattttattaaaaaccacttttaaaagagtttttctttgtgttccAATTATTAGAATCAACAAGACAGAATTTCTTGAACCCAACTTCCACGTTAGCCCTTTGTACATATCTTATGTAAAGTATTTCAAAACGTAATTTGATCCCGCCAATAAAACTCTTTTCTTGCCGTTCtttccaaaaattactttctaACTTTCAGGAGCtaccaatatttttttcaacatcgAAAACAACATCTTTTCATCTgaagaaattttaaacggtttttaataatatgccaCGAAGACGGAGCTTTCTTAAATTCCACGGGAAAAAAGTGGCGAGCTGTTCGATTCGAATTCGGCATTTAAATAATCGCTTGATCACAACATTCCGtaacgaatttttttaacttgtaCCGGATAGTACTGTTAGACTTTAGCTGATCAACCTCGACACGGTGGAACTGCAGCTCCAACGATGGCAATACGGCAACAAAATTAGAAGACTACAGAGACAAgcatttccaaaaaattgatttaaagatttgcaaatataaaaaaaaaatagtggagaagaaagaaattattttgtgattCGTATGACACAGAAGTTGCAAAACTGCTTGCTGGGGGATATGGACGGTTTACTATGCCCACGAGtgttcacaaaattttaatccGTTTTGTCATGGTTTCCTTTGCACTGTTGCCTAGAGGAAGCTTATCTGCAGAAGTAGTTCGCAACAATGATTGAAGAAAATTCGTGAACAAGAAAATCTAGAAGAAAATCGAGATGGCTGAACAGACTTCCAACATCGTCCGAAATGTTAATAAATTCtttaagaaaacattttactaaaaaGTCGAGTAAGGAAACCACAGACATTAGACAACACCTTAAATCTAGTGCAGAAGTGattgtaaaattgaaaacaattaaaagtgTTTGGTGaggagttttatttttatttctagaATATATAGATAAGGAACAATTATTAATACTCTTCATATTTTGTCTTACCTATTTACATAGCTATTGTACAAATATTATTAGTAATATTGCaagaaattaacaaaaatataaacaaattgtCGCATTTATTTAGTTTTTCGTTAATTCCAATGgtattaaagtaattaaagtagtgtaaataaatacagttgaaaaatgtaaacttCTCTTCAAAATTACGACATTTTTACAAGAGAAATACTTTACTATCTGTTTATGtccaaatttaaatcagtAATAGCATTTTGAGACATCAACATTATTACTGACGACAGGTTTTTTCAgattccgacaaaaaaataatcacattCAAAACAGATCTTCACATTTAGATTGCTACATTCTTTATTTATCTAAATTATAGCGAGTACGTTAAAAATGGAGTCACGACAACTAATATTTGTCCACGTTGCTCATAAATTCTTCACGTACCTATCACAGCAAATAACTGTTTATTCACGGATACAAATTTTCGAGCTCCGAATAAAAtcctcaattaaaaaaaatatatcttggACAACATACTAAATTTAAAGCGTAATAACCCGATACCAATAAAAAGCAACCCGCCATTGATTACAGAAGTGACTTTTTCGTGACCTTcagaaaattgtaaaaattcatAACCGAAAGGCTAGCACGTCGACGTGATCGATCTTCGGGCACTGACGCGCTTGAACTTCAAGCACTTCGGCCCGGCGGCTCGATTAAACCGCACGAGTGTTGGTACGAAACAAAATTTAACTGATACTTTCCAATGCAAAGGACCTACCTGTAGCGCTGTGCGGAGTCGCCACTGTCCGTCCGTAACTCCTCGGCGTTTTGAAACCACCAGCCAAATTGTTATTGGAGGAACTGGCGGACATTCCATCACCTTGCAGGGCTCGCCTGTAACTGGGTTCGAGAGATTGCAAAAGCGCCTCGGCTTGATCGGGAAAGTGTTCCCTAAATCCTCGAAAAGCTCTGAAAAATTCACGTTTATCGCCGCTGCGAGTTCGACCCGGTTCAAGCCTCACTTTCTCGAAGAGACTCGGGCGTCGGGATCCGCGTCGGCGATGCCTTTCTTCACCGTCTCCTGCAGGGCGGCCACGTGCCTCTCCAACGAGTGCGAGGGCCAGTTGTTCAAGATGTAGTCCAAGAACTCGCAACAGTTCCTGCGGATGTCTTTGCTTTTCGAGGTGGCTGCGTGGTTCGCGATTATGGGGATAAGTCGGGAACTGTGGATGTTCTGGATGATGAACTTCAACGTGACGATGCCGGACGTCGACATGATCTGCACAAGACAAAACGTCAACTCCGTCACACCTGCAAACCGCTCCTTCACCTTCGCCGAATTCTGGATCAGATTGATGAGAGGTAGCAGCAAAACTTCGGCCGTCTTGTCGAATTTGTTACCCAAAATCTGCGCCAGATAGGCTATCGTGATGCAAGCCTCCCGCACCACTTGCGACCGCAAGTCCTTGATGATGGCCTGCAGGTGCAAGTCCATCTGTTTGAGGCCTATGAAGAACTCCTCGTAGCTCATCGCGTCCGCCAATATCAACGAGCGGATTTTTTTCAACTGAAACGGAAAAAATCATGCACGTTTCCGTTTTATCGGAGCGGAAAGAGACTCACAGCGTCGACACGTTTGTTCCATTCTTTGCTCGAATCGGATATCGTCTCCTGTATGTTTTTCATATGATCGGATACCTCGCGCGAGGAAAATATTCGAACCGTGGGTACATCCTCGAAGGACTTGGTGAACGTGTCCTCGTCGACGCTGCCGGCCGAGGCGGCTAAAATTTCCAACGGTCAAATGCGACACTCGTCGATGTTACTTTCGAGACAACGTAGCCAAAAGTGTAGAGAAATTATTTGGGaaacttttaaaaagaaagaagaaaccGGCGAACAGCGACGTGGTGTTTCAGTTCGTTCTCGCCTGTTGTCCCACAAGTACAGGctgtttcaaaaaaaacggcccacgctataactttgctattgatgacccaaatgaaaaaaaaaacatacaggaaacgaaatggctctaaaaacactacaaaccATTGATGGGCAAtgggcaacttttatttttcaaatggtaacacataattttttttatagattctattagtttttttttttctgtttgtaatagcataaaaaaactataccctttgataacaaaatttccgagaaaaaaaaggaaaatatgttgcatcaaaattagatttattgtcatattaataaaaaaatcaagttaaccGACCTCCAttattcaatgatttttatgaattataattaaataaataaaatttattgttttcaactgtcataaattctcatttttctcctttgtaaactgcctcttaactgtcctaaagcaaaatgagcagataacgaaccgttgccctagacaacacattcaacaggtcttgaaaaatttgtcaaaactgtcaaaagcaaatgcgaaaccatttttaaaagatttggaagcttcagggccgtcgtttcaaacaataaaattttgtatgcaactcgtttctgggtaaattgggcttttctaattgccctcgaggccttaaaaccctcgctacgctcgtgttttaatcttgtccctcgggcaattagaaaagcccaatttacacagaaactcgttgcataaataactattgcaaCATGAAACGTGCGtgaaattgacatttaagtgAAGTCCAGCACAATGCcaacaaattttcgtttatgaaataaagataaatctaattttgatgcaacatattttcctttttttctcggaaattttgttatcaaagggtatagttttttttgttatttcaatcagaaaaaaaactctcagaatcaatgaaaaaaattataggttaccatttgaaaaataaaagttgcccaTTGCCCATAAATTGGTATATGGTATAAAATTATGTGCTCACTCAggtttgttgtgtttttagaaCCATTTcgtttcttgtattttttttttttcatttgggtcatCAATAGCAAAGTCATTGGCGATTTCGGCTAGCGTTGGGGGCGCCACTGAGCCACTGTTGCCAAGTCATACTCCCGCT contains these protein-coding regions:
- the chb gene encoding CLIP-associating protein isoform X2; translated protein: MAYTPPKDLDGFIPHLTKADTRFRLQVGTDLLAFLAEPSNPIVCQDIGLLIDGLIPWMQSSNYKVSSNGIEVMTYLIDRLGTDFRPYLQTVLPNVIDRLGDAKDTVREKAQLLILKLLERNALSPQVLLEKLIPGFTHKNAKIREEVLRCLLNILNEHGAHSLTISRFIPDIVKLLSDPTSTVRDTAYNTLVDLYKHVGEKLRIDLQRRNIVPPAKWQALSARFNEVKDSGELLLTASRSDYNTDEMDRPVMQKPVIPVKKANLGSGVKPRTVAAVSSANAVLSRVGSMRKLHFSSASAGSVDEDTFTKSFEDVPTVRIFSSREVSDHMKNIQETISDSSKEWNKRVDALKKIRSLILADAMSYEEFFIGLKQMDLHLQAIIKDLRSQVVREACITIAYLAQILGNKFDKTAEVLLLPLINLIQNSAKIMSTSGIVTLKFIIQNIHSSRLIPIIANHAATSKSKDIRRNCCEFLDYILNNWPSHSLERHVAALQETVKKGIADADPDARVSSRKAFRGFREHFPDQAEALLQSLEPSYRRALQGDGMSASSSNNNLAGGFKTPRSYGRTVATPHSATDSGRKGFRSNSAIDLQAAQRAKVRAQYAAMARNKISSGTASLPRPRKSPDTVATQSPERLGRTRNRNSQSQPTSRSGSPSSRLAYLYNRSTEHDSPRPRRLSSGIPRSTTGSRDTSRETSPNRSTLGRFRRGSDRPPLSPASRPVLAQKILQQSREAENALADVFNDSGDHYRSPRKTMRSIDNHSDESETSSVCSERSFDSYRRPSDSYSWSGSQQRLSSRELWEPCRDINEIIALCASTTWQERKDGLLSLQYYVSNEIPLTPGELKYLTEIFTKMFMDSHTKGLSVFLDTLHDVIKVHKNDLHSWVYVLLQRVFLKIGTETLNSVQSKLMATLEIVRSNFPIPLLISNVHRFLLDATQTPNSKVKTVVVAFLATLFNAVDGSQLVWTAPANQVLQKIIAFTQDTKSVELRSAAKNCIVSMWNCNTPQVTMMLSELPKDQQDIARSIVQHHMRKNSTGSEPGSPLVNASPKTLSPGTPPLRGEGLDQEEIYRSLRKTTAEIQNYSYETLGSKLDRDRDTTSQDSGISQMSVGNDIKNDIGILEERMEDLTLRPNFNSRSGPRSLPPYTSVNGISETDSNGYKSLGEWKDSDIVKTIFEKCVVDHPTPIQEKRLLLAQLIDMIKQGQTESIIQNFKKLLRLLIDNLNEKDTNTQVTVLEILSAIFQSKEMKDCWCNFVELLTLRVLNAHCDEKREVVKMAESTAAAMSVCPFNTIVTTLAPLIQTSPYPPVLGAIKMLTKLIETNPDDVTDEHLSMIMPGLIKGTDHLESPVRKSSIFCMVALYKAVGEERLSSYISCLSGSKVKLLRLYISRSQQNTSVPTSPKNSANS